The segment CTGCCAGCGCTGCCCGGCCGACGCCAAGTTCACCGCGAACAACGGGCTGATGCCGATGTTCGGCGACGAACGCGTCACCGTCGCGCTGCGATCGAAGGCGCTCCGCTACGAAGGCGCCGGCAACAGCGTAAGCGCGCTGGTCTTCGAACATGCCGGCAAGCCCTGTCGCGTGACGGGCGATCTGTTCGTGCTCGGCGCCAACGCGATCCAGAGCCCGGCGATCCTCCAGCGCTCGTCGATGGGCGGCGGACTGACGGGCAAGGGGCTGCACGAAAGCCTCGGCACCCATGTCGAGGTGCTGCTCGACGGCATGAACGGCTTCGACGGCAGCACCATCACCACCGGGATCAACTTCGGCCTCTACGACGGCGACCACCGCGGCGAACATGGCGCCGCGCTGGTCTATTTCGACAATCGCTGGACCCACGGCCTGCGCGCCGAGAAGGGGCGCTGGCGGCAGAGCCTGCCGCTGATGATCGTGACCGAGGACCTGCTCGAGGACCGCAACCACGTCACCGTCGACGGCAGGGGCGAGGCGGTGGTCAGCTTCGTCGCGCCGTCCGACTATGCCGAGCGCGGGCAGGCCGAGGCCTTCGCCAAACTGCCCCGGCTGCTCGAACCGCTGCCGGTCGAGGACATCGTCTTCCGATCGCGGCGGCCGACCGAGTCGCATCTGCAGGGCACGCTGCGAATGGGCGAGGACCCGGCGACGTCGGTGATCGACGCGAAGATGATCCACCATCGCTGGCGCAACCTGGTCGTGGTCGGCAGCTCGGCCTTCGCGACCTGCTCCTGCGCCAATCCCAGCCTCACGGTCGCCGCGCTGTCGCTGCGCGCGGCGGCGATGGTCTGAGGAGAAACCGATGACCGTCATCGCAACCCGCCGCACCGTCCTGGCCGCCGGCGCCGTCGGCGCGCTGGCCGTCGCGGGGGGCGGGGCGATCGCGATCGGGGCTTCGGGCCGCGAGCAACTGGTGCGATCGGTGCTCCGCCGGCTGGTCGGGCCGTTCGTGATGGCCGATGCCGATTTCGGCCGCATGGTCGCCGCGATCGATCGGGGCACCGGCTTTCCGCAGGGCTACAAGCTGCGCCTCGTCTCCGCGCTCGAACGATCGGGCTGGGCGGATGCGGCGATGGCCGGGGCGCCCGCCGGCATCCGCGACGATTTCGAGAGGCTCGAACGGTCGATCCTCACCGAGTTCGTGACCAGGACCACTTTCCTCCAGGGCGAGACGCCCGGCAAGGCGCCTGTCACCTATCTCGGCCCACAGCCCTGTTCGAGCCCGTTCGCCGATTTCAGCATGAGCTGATGATGGCCTCCAATCCTATTTTATGGCTGACCGGCGCGTCCTTTCGGGTCTATGGGGCTCGCATTAGGGCAGACCAGCGGAGCCGGGGCTATGACCGTCATCATCAAGGAAGCCGACCTGATCGAGAGCATCGCCGATGCCCTCCAGTACATCAGCTATTATCACCCGATGGATTACATCAAGGCGCTGGGCGCGGCCTATGAGGCCGAGCAGGGGCCGGCCGCCAAGGACGCGATCGCGCAGATCCTGACCAACAGCCGGATGTGCGCCGAGGGGCATCGGCCGATCTGCCAGGATACCGGCATCGTCACCGTCTTCATCAAATGGGGCCAGCAGTGCATGCTGGACTCGGAGAAGAGCCTGCAGGAGGTCGTCGACGAGGGCGTCCGCCGTGCCTATCTCCACCCCGAGAACCGGCTGCGCGCCTCGATCCTGCGCGATCCCGCCTTCAGCCGGGTCAACACCAAGGACAACACGCCGTCGGTGATGAACGTCGAGATGGTGCCCGGCCACCATGTCGAGGTCGCGGTCGCGGCCAAGGGCGGCGGTTCGGAGAACAAGTCGAAATTCGCGATGCTCAACCCGTCGGAGTCGATCGTCGACTGGGTGCTCGAGATGATCCCGAAGATGGGCGCCGGCTGGTGCCCGCCCGGAATGCTCGGCATCGGCATCGGCGGCACCGCCGAGAAGGCGATGACGATGGCCAAGGAGTCGCTGATGGGCGACATCGACATGGCCCAGCTCAAGGCGCGAGGGGCCCAGAACGACATCGAGAAGCTGCGCATCGAGATCTTCGACAAGGTCAACGCGCTCGGCATCGGCGCGCAGGGCCTGGGCGGCCTGTCGACCATCCTCGACGTCAAGATCATGGACTATCCGACCCATGCGGCATCGAAGCCGGTGGCGATGATCCCGAACTGCGCGGCGACCCGCCATGCGCATTTCCACCTCGACGGATCGGGGCCGGCCTATCTCGACCCGCCGAGCCTCGACGAATGGCCCAAGGTCGAATGGGCGCCGTCGAAGGAGTCGATCCGCGTCGACCTCGACACGCTGACGCCCGAGGTGGTGGCAAGCTGGAAGCCGGGTGACCGCCTGCTGCTCAACGGCAAGATGCTCACCGGCCGCGACGCCGCGCACAAGCGCATCCAGGACATGCTGGCCAAGGGCGAGGAGCTGCCGGTCGATTTCAAGGGCCGCGTGATCTATTATGTCGGCCCGGTCGATCCGGTGCGCGACGAGGTCGTCGGCCCGGCGGGCCCGACCACCGCGACGCGGATGGACAAGTTCACCGAGATGATGCTCGACCAGACCGGCCTGATCGCGATGGTCGGCAAGGCCGAGCGCGGCCCGACGGCGATCGAGGCAATCCGCAAGCACAAGGCCGCCTATCTGATGGCGGTCGGCGGCGCCGCCTATCTGGTCGCCCGCGCGATCAAGGGCGCCAAGGTCGTCGGCTTCGCCGACCTCGGCATGGAGGCGATCTACGAGTTCGACGTGAAGGACATGCCGGTCACCGTCGCGGTCGACGCGACCGGCGAGAGCGTCCACCACACCGCCCCGCTCGTCTGGCGCGAGAAGATCGCGCGGGAGAAGCTGCTCGAGAATGCGTGATCCTTCGGGCCGGGATGGAGGGTAGGTCGTGAGACTTTCCCGAGATCCCGGCCTCTGCCGGGATGACGAGGGGTAATGGGAGGTTGGACCTACATCCTCGCCAGTAAGCCGTTCGGCGTACTCTACGTCGGGGTCACCGCCGATCTTGCCGCGCGTCTGACCGTCCATCGCGAAGGGCGCGGTTCCGATTTCGTGAAGCGCTTCAACTGCAATCGCCTCGTCCTCGTCGAGCCGCATGCGACGATCGAAGAGGCGATTGCCCGGGAAAAGGCGCTCAAGAACTGGCGGCGCGACTGGAAGCTGCGGCTGATCGCCGAAGCCAATCCCGGCTGGGACGATCTTTTCGACCGCTTCAACCAATGATCGTCGCCCCGGCGGAGGCCGGGGCCTCAGGAGACTGGGACGGAGTGGAGGTGGTGCGACTCTCCTGAGGCCCCGGCCTCCGCCGGGGCGACGGCTTTTCAGGGCCAGGTGAAGGTGAGGCGGGTCTCCCCCGTCGTCGTCCCATCGGCCGCGAAGCGCCGTTCGAGGAACAGGCCCTGGCCCTCGCGGTCGATCGCGACGACCGAGCTGCAGCGCGTGCCGTAGACCGGGTCGAGGATGAAGATCGGGCTGTGGTTCGGTTCGCGCGGCACGTCCGACGGCGTCGCGGGGTCGAGGCCGATGGCGGGCAGGCGTTCCTCGCGCAGCGGGTCGAACAGCCGCTCGGGCGTGTCGGCCGGGCCGGTCAGCCAGTCGAGCAGTGCCGACTTGAGCCGCATAGTCTTGGGCCAGGGCTCGTCGAGCCGGCCGTTGGACAGGCCGTAGAGGCCGGGGGCGAGCGCGGTGCGCTGCGGTTCGGGGCGGTTGCTCAGGAAATGCGCCCGCTCGCGGTCGAGCGCGATCAGGTTGACCGGGTTATAGGCGTCGATCGCGACGCTCTCCGGATCGTCGCCGTCGAGCAGGCCGGTGACCAGCGCCCCGCGCGAGGGGCGGCCGGGCTCGGGCAGGCCGAAGCCGCGCAGATTGGTGACGACGACGCAGCGGCCCGCTTCTGAGACGCCGAGCCAGGTGCCGCCCGATTGCAGGTCCCGCCCGGCGATCAGCGCGGGCCGGTCCTCCCAGCGGGCGAGCGGGGCGGCGGGGCGGCCATGATATTCGTCGCGATTGCCCGCCAGCACCAGCCGCCAGCGCGGATGGGCGTTCCAGGCGAGGGCGACGACGCACATCGTCAGGCGCCGCGCGTCGGCCGCCGGCCGCCGGGCCAGCGCGTCTCGGGCACGAAGAAGGTCGTCACCAGCGCCACCGCCATGCAGCCGGTGACGTACCAGAAGAAGGCGGATTCGACGCCCGCCGCCTTGAAGCCGAGCGCGACCGACTCCGCGGTGCCGCCGAAGATCGCCTGGCTGACCGCATAGGGCAGGCCGACGCCGAGCGCGCGGACGTGCGGCGGGAACAGCTCGGCCTTCACCACCGCGCTGGTCGCGCTCGACCCGGAGATGATCAGATAGGCGACGCAGAGCAGCAGGAACGCCTCCAGCCCGCTGGTGGCGGCGCCCAGCGCGGTGAACAGCGGCACGGTCGCGACGATGCCGCCGATCCAGCACCAGTAGAGCAGCGGCTTGCGCCCGATCCGGTCGGACAGCGCGCCGAGCATCGGCTGGATGACGATGTAGAAGATCAGCGCGCCCGAGCAGATCAGCGAGGTCAGGTCCTTGGCGAAGCCCGCGCTCGCGACCAGATATTTCTGCATATAGGTGGTGAAGGCGTAGAAGCTGACATTGCTGCCGATCGACAGGCCGAACACCAGCGCCACCTGCTTGGGCCGCTCGCGCAGCAGGGCGACGAGGCCGCCCTTGCGCCGCTCGCCCGCCGTCTCCTCGATGAAGTCGGGGGTCTCGTCGATCCCGCGCCGCAGCCAGAAGACGCTGATCGCCAGCACCGCGCCGGTCGCGAAGGCGAGCCGCCAGCCCCAGGCTTCGAGCTGCGCCTCGTCGAGGAACAGGAATTGCAGCACGACCAGCAGGCCGAGCGCGAGGAGCTGGCCCGCGATCAGCGTGACATATTGGAAGCTCGACCAGAAGCCGCGCCGGTCGGGCGGGGCGATCTCGGTCAGGTAGGTCGCCGCGGTGCCGAACTCGCCGCCCAGGCTCAGCCCCTGCGCCATGCGCGCGAAGGTGAGCAGCAGCGGCGCCCAGATGCCGATCGAGGCATAGGTCGGCGCGCAGGTGATGATCAGCGACCCCGCGCACATCAGCGTGATCGACCAGGTCAGCGCGGTCTTGCGCCCGTAGCGGTCGGCCAGGATACCGAGCAGCCAGCCGCCGAGCGGGCGCATCAGGAAGCCGATCGCGAAGACGATGCTGGTCGACAGCAGCTGCGCGGTGGGATCGGCCTCCGGGAAGAAGCTCTTCGCGAAATAGAGCGAGAAGGCCGAATAGATGTACCAGTCGTACCACTCGACGAGATTGCCGAGCGACCCGCCGATTACCGAGCGGATCGGGTTGCGGGGGCGGGCGGCGGCGCTCAATACAGCCCCAGGCCGTTCACCTCGACCTCGTCGAGGGCGATGCCGAAGACGAAGTTGAGGCGCAGGCGGTAGGCCTTGGCGCTTTCGATATCGGCCTCGACCGCCTGCTCGCCGGCGCGGCGGCTATAGTGGCGGTCGGTGAGCGCGGCGAAGCCGGTCGGCAGGCACAGGCTGACGATCGTCAGGGTGGTGAAGCGCGTGTCGGGCCGGGTCGCGGTCCAGTGGTTCGCCATCTCCAGGTCGGACGGCGCGACCTCGTCGAGCGTGAAGCTGTATTGCGGATGCCAGTCGGCCCCTGGCTCGCCCTGGCGTTCGAGCATCCAGCCGTGACGCTCGTCGCGGGAGAGGCGGAAGGTCGCGCCGTCGGGCGCGGTCGCGGCCGAACCGTCGGCGAGCGGCATCGGCGGGGTATAGCTGCCGCCGAAGCCGGCATCGGCGATCCAGTCCCGGCCGTCGATCCGGACGAGGTTGAGCGTGTGGGTGCGCGGCGGCGTCTCCTCGGTCGTCAGCAGCCGGACGCGCGCGAGCAGCGGCCGCGCCTCGAAGCCGAGCGCGTGGAGCGCGCGCAGGAACAGGCTGTTCTGTTCGAAGCAATAGCCGCCGCGCCGGCGGTGGACGAGCTTGTCGAAGACATGGGCGGGATCGAGGCTGATCCCCCGGCCCAGCGTCACGTCGAGATTCTCGAACGGGATGGTCAGGCGCTGGCCGCGCTGGATGGCGGCGAGGCCGTCGGCATCGGCGGCGGGCGGCGCCTTGGTCGCGATACGGGCGAGATAGGCGTCGAGGTCGAAGGGGATGGTCATTTCTTGCAGCTTCCGATGCGTCGTCCGGTACCGGTCGTCTCGATCCTGACCGGTTCGCCTTCCTTGGTGCCGGTCGACAGCGTCGAGATCGCATAGCCGTCGGCGGTATAGCTGCCCTTCGACGCGACCAGCAGCCCCTCGGGGAAGCGCTTGTTGGTGCAGAAGGTGTCGTAGACCAGCTTGCCGCCCGCCATCGAGAAGCGCCGCACCTTGCAGACGGCGGCGTCGTCCTGGGTCAGCAGCGCCTCGGGCCGGGCGGCGAGCTCGGCCGCGCTGTGGCAGCTCCGGCGGGTGCGGTTGCCGGCGAACATCTTGATCACCCATTGCGGGACGCCGGGCACTTCGGCGCTGACCGTCACCGTCCGATGTTCCCACTGGCCGGCGGAGAAGGTGTCGGCGAGGGCCGGAGCCGCGCCGGTCAGCAGCAGGAGGGCGAGGATGGCCGGTGTCCGGCCGATGATGCTGGCGCCCCTGCGAAACCGATCGATCATTTGCGGCATTTCTCCCTGTCGCGGGCGATCCTTAACGCCTGGCGACCAGGGTTCAAGCGCCAGCCCGCCGGGCGCGCGCGATTTCGGTCGAAGATAAAAGGTGAACATCCGCCCTCCCTGTCCTACATAGGCAGGGCCATGACGATCCAGATCCGCACCAGCCTCGACGATGTCGACCTCGGCCAGTCCTTCGTTCCGCACCGGCCCGAGCGGCCGGAGAAGACCGAAGGCGGCAAGCCGTTCAAGCTGGTGTCCGACTATGAACCCTCGGGCGACCAGCCGACCGCGATCGCCGAGCTGGCGGCGCAGGCCGCGGCGGGCGAGCGCGACCAGGTGCTGCTGGGCGTCACCGGATCGGGCAAGACCTTCACCATGGCCAAGGTGGTCGAGCAGCTCCAGCGCCCGGCGCTGGTGCTGGCGCCGAACAAGATCCTCGCGGCGCAGCTCTATGGCGAGTTCAAGCAGTTCTTCCCGGAGAACGCGGTCGAATTCTTCGTCAGCTATTACGACTATTACCAGCCCGAGGCCTATGTGCCCCGGTCGGACACCTATATCGAGAAGGAAAGCTCGGTGAACGAGGCGATCGACCGGATGCGCCATTCGGCCACCCGGTCGCTGCTCGAACGCGATGACGTGCTGATCGTCGCGTCGGTCTCCTGCCTCTACGGCATCGGCTCGGTCGAGACCTATTCGGCGATGATCTTCGACCTGAAGAAGGGCCAGACCGTCGACCAGCGCGAGATCATCCGCAAGCTCGTCGCGCTCCAGTACAAGCGCAACGACGCCGCCTTCTCGCGCGGCAATTTCCGGGTGCGCGGCGACAATCTGGAGATATTCCCGTCGCATTATGAGGACAGCGCCTGGCGGATCGCCTTCTTCGGCGACGAGATCGAGGAGATCGTCGAGTTCGACCCGCTGACCGGCAAGAAGGCGGCCAGCCTCGACCATGTCCGCGTCTTCGCCAATTCGCACTATGTGACCCCCGGGCCGACGATGAAGCAGGCGATGGAGGCGATCCGCTTCGAACTGACCGAGCGGCTCAAGGAGCTGCACGCCGAGGGCCGGCTGCTGGAGGCGCAGCGGCTGGAGCAGCGCACCAATTTCGACCTGGAGATGATCGCCGCGACCGGAAGCTGCGCCGGCATCGAGAATTATTCGCGCTTCCTGACCGGGCGCCTGCCGGGCGAGCCGCCGCCCACCCTGTTCGAATATCTGCCCGAGAACGCGCTGCTGTTCGTCGACGAGAGCCACCAGACGATCGGCCAGATCAACGGCATGTCGCGCGGCGACCACCGGCGCAAGATCACGCTGGCCGAATATGGCTTCCGCCTGCCGTCGTGCATCGACAACCGCCCGCTGCGCTTCAGCGAGTGGGAGGTGATGCGGCCGCAGACCGTCTATGTCTCGGCGACGCCGGGCGGGTGGGAGATGGAGCAGACCGGCGGCGTCTTCACCGAGCAGGTGATCCGCCCGACCGGGCTGATCGATCCGCCGGTCGACATACGGCCGATCGAAAGCCAGGTCGACGACCTGGTCCACGAGGCGCGCGAGACGGCGAAGCAGGGCTATCGCACCCTCGTCACCACGCTGACCAAGCGGATGGCGGAGGACCTGACCGAATATCTGCACGAGGCGGGGCTCAAGGTCCGCTACATGCATTCGGACGTCGAGACGCTGGAGCGCATCGAGCTGATCCGCGACCTGCGGCTCGGCGTCTACGACGTGCTGGTCGGCATCAACCTGCTGCGCGAGGGGCTCGACATCCCCGAATGCGGGCTGGTCGCGATCCTCGACGCCGACAAGGAGGGCTTCCTCCGGTCGGAGACATCGCTGATCCAGACGATCGGCCGCGCCGCGCGCAACGTCGACGGGCGGGTGATCCTCTATGCCGACAGCATCACCGGATCGATGGAGCGCGCGATGGCCGAGACCTCGCGCCGCCGCGAGAAGCAGCAGGCCTATAATGAGGAGCACGGCATCACGCCCGAGACGATCCGGCGCTCGATCACCGATATCGTCGGCCATCTCGCCTCGAAGGACCAGGTCACGGTCGACACCGGGATCGAGGACCGGCCGCACATGGTCGGCCACAATCTGCGCGCCTATATCGAGGAACTGGAGGGCAAGATGCGGGCGGCGGCGGCCGATCTCGAGTTCGAGGAGGCGGGCCGCCTGCGCGACGAGATCCGCAAGCTCGAGCAGGAGGAACTGGGCCTGCCGGTCGAGCAGCATCACGCCCCGGCCAAGAGTCACAGTATCAGCGGCAAGCCCGGCACCCGCACCACCAAATATGGCAAGATGCGCGCGGCCCGTGGCAAATAATCGGCTGGTCGCGCAAAGCCATTCGAAACAGGCGAGATTTCTGGTGCAATATCCGTCTTGACGCGATATGGTGCGTTACGCGCCTAAGACGCGTAACAGGAGGGAAGCAATATGCACGACATGACTCGTGCGCCGCGGCAATTGCGAGCCCGTACAGCGCAACTGACATCCGAAGCCTGGCATGACCTCAGCCGTTATGTCACCGCCTGCAAGGCGTCCGAACGACGGGCTGCTCCGTCCGGCGGCGGGCCCGACGACCGGAACGGGTAGCGATCGCCCGTCGCCTTTCGTCATCCTGACGAAAGTCAGGATCTGTTGCCGTTCCGCAGAGGTGAAAGCGCAACCTTGCGTTTCTGGATCCCGGATCAAGTCCGGGATGACGATCCCGATCTTCATTCGGCGGGCTTGAGATTGTTCCTATTTTGTTCTATGACGCTTCTGTCACGAACAAGGGATATGATCGCGGATGCTCGGGGGCGGCCAAAGGGCGGAGAAGATCATGGAGCAACGCTTCGATCTGGACCGATTCGTGTCGGCGCAGGAGGCGAGCTATGAATCGGCGCTCGCGGAAATCCGGCGGGGTCGCAAGCGCAGCCATTGGATGTGGTTCGTCTTTCCCCAGCTCGTCGGGCTCGGCCGCAGCGAGACCGCCCGGCATTATGCGATCGCCTCGCTCGACGAGGCGCGCGCCTATCTCGCCCATCCGTTGCTGGGGACGCGGCTGCGCGCCTGTGTCGAAGCGCTGCAGGACCTCGACCATGGCAGCGCCGAGGCGGTGTTCGGCGACATCGACGCGCTCAAGCTGCGCTCCTCGCTGACCCTGTTCGAGCAGGCGAGCGGCGAGCGGCTGTTCGCCGCCGCGATCGAGCGCTGGTTCGACGGACGCCGCGACGAGGCGACGTTGCGCCTGCTGGGCCGGTCGGCGGCATGAGCGGGCGGACGCGCTGCCGCTGGGCCGATCGCGATCCGCTCGAGGCGGTCTATCACGACACCGAATGGGGCGTGCCCGAGCGCGATCCCCGAATGCTCTGGGAAACGCTGATGCTGGAGGGGTTCCAGGCGGGCCTGTCCTGGACGATCATCCTGCGCAAGCGCGAGGGCTTCCGCGCCGCCTTCGCCGGTTTCGATCCCGAAGCGGTGGCGCGCTTCGGCGAGGCGGACGTCGCGCGGCTGATGGCCGACCCCGGCATCGTCCGCGCCCGCGCCAAGATCGAGGCGACGATCGCGGGCGCGCGCCTCTACCTGGCGATGCGCGACGCGGGCGAGGATTTCGCCGCCTATGTCTGGTCGTTCACCGGCGGCAAACCGTTGCGCGGCGACGGCGTCCATGTGCCGGCGAAGACCGAACTGTCCGAACGCATCTCGAAGGACCTCAAGAAGCGCGGCTTCAAATTCGTCGGGCCGACGATCGTCTATGCCTGGATGCAGGCGATCGGGATGGTCAACGACCATGCCGACACCTGTTTCCGGCGCGACGCGGTGTAGGGAGGGAACGCGTCATGCCGGCGGAGGCCGGCATCTCGGGAGAGAGGAGATAAGGTCGAGGCAGGAGCCTCCCGAGATCCCGGCCTCCGCCGGGATGACGGCAAGGGGGATGACAATCCCGTGTGACAATGTTCCGCTTGCGTTCGCCCCGCGTGGATGTTCTGTGCCCGTCATGCAGATCGCGGTCCTCACCTTCGACGGCTTCAACGAGCTCGATTCCTTCATCGCCTCGTCCATCCTCAACCGGATGCGGGCCAGGGGCTGGATGGCGCATATCGCGTCGCCGTCGGAGACGGTCACGTCGATGAACGGGGTGATGATCGCGCGCCAGAAGCCGCTCGAATTCGCGGCCGAGGCGGACGCCGTGGTGATCGGCAGCGGGATCAGGACCCGCGAGATCGCCGCCGACCCGGCGATGCTCGCCCGCATCCGGCTCGATCCCGCGCGCCAGCTCATCGCCGCGCAATGCTCGGGGACGCTGCTGCTGGCCAGGCTAGGCCTGGTCGGCGCGCTGCCGGCCTGCACCGACCTCACCACCAAGCCCTGGGTGGTCGAGGCCGGGGTCGAGGTGATCGACGCGCCGTTCGTCGCGCACGGCAATGTCGCGACGGCGGGCGGCTGCATGGCGTCACACTATCTTGCCGCCTGGATGATCGCGCGCGGCGGCTCGATCGAGGATGCCGCGGACGCGCTCCATTATGTCGCGCCGGTCGGCGAGAAGCAGGCCTGGATCGATCGCGCGCTGGGCGTGATCGCGCCGTTTCTGCCGGCGGCAGAGGCGAGCGCGGCCTGAAATCTCCTCGTCACCCCGGCGGAGGC is part of the Rhizorhabdus wittichii RW1 genome and harbors:
- a CDS encoding Choline dehydrogenase and related flavoprotein-like protein — protein: MRPIDPATLAGEHFDTVVVGSGFGAAFFVHKLLERRPGRILIVEWGRHHPHDWQVAHGANSALPADRTYRSDNPKPWHYTVALGGGTNCWFGQAPRFHPSDFKLRSRYGVGNDWPIDYADLEPYYGEAEAIMAISGDPDMTAIFPRSTPYPQPPHHLTTPDRIMKKAQPEAHFAMPTARARVATEQRPACCASFTCQRCPADAKFTANNGLMPMFGDERVTVALRSKALRYEGAGNSVSALVFEHAGKPCRVTGDLFVLGANAIQSPAILQRSSMGGGLTGKGLHESLGTHVEVLLDGMNGFDGSTITTGINFGLYDGDHRGEHGAALVYFDNRWTHGLRAEKGRWRQSLPLMIVTEDLLEDRNHVTVDGRGEAVVSFVAPSDYAERGQAEAFAKLPRLLEPLPVEDIVFRSRRPTESHLQGTLRMGEDPATSVIDAKMIHHRWRNLVVVGSSAFATCSCANPSLTVAALSLRAAAMV
- a CDS encoding Arylamine N-acetyltransferase (PFAM: N-acetyltransferase), whose protein sequence is MGDQDVRRQPHPPELPQRGRARRPARGAADPGRRRRLQGAALLDGGRQAGLRHLLHQQALPRGAAGRVEGQLYRRRLCDLDAVDRHQGRRTGQDRDDRYRTTHRKLQEMTIPFDLDAYLARIATKAPPAADADGLAAIQRGQRLTIPFENLDVTLGRGISLDPAHVFDKLVHRRRGGYCFEQNSLFLRALHALGFEARPLLARVRLLTTEETPPRTHTLNLVRIDGRDWIADAGFGGSYTPPMPLADGSAATAPDGATFRLSRDERHGWMLERQGEPGADWHPQYSFTLDEVAPSDLEMANHWTATRPDTRFTTLTIVSLCLPTGFAALTDRHYSRRAGEQAVEADIESAKAYRLRLNFVFGIALDEVEVNGLGLY
- a CDS encoding DNA-3-methyladenine glycosylase I (TIGRFAM: DNA-3-methyladenine glycosylase I~PFAM: methyladenine glycosylase), with translation MSGRTRCRWADRDPLEAVYHDTEWGVPERDPRMLWETLMLEGFQAGLSWTIILRKREGFRAAFAGFDPEAVARFGEADVARLMADPGIVRARAKIEATIAGARLYLAMRDAGEDFAAYVWSFTGGKPLRGDGVHVPAKTELSERISKDLKKRGFKFVGPTIVYAWMQAIGMVNDHADTCFRRDAV
- a CDS encoding Excinuclease ABC subunit B (TIGRFAM: excinuclease ABC, B subunit~PFAM: helicase domain protein; UvrB/UvrC protein; type III restriction enzyme, res subunit~SMART: DEAD-like helicases-like) codes for the protein MFPLAGGEGVGEGRSRAGQQQEGEDGRCPADDAGAPAKPIDHLRHFSLSRAILNAWRPGFKRQPAGRARFRSKIKGEHPPSLSYIGRAMTIQIRTSLDDVDLGQSFVPHRPERPEKTEGGKPFKLVSDYEPSGDQPTAIAELAAQAAAGERDQVLLGVTGSGKTFTMAKVVEQLQRPALVLAPNKILAAQLYGEFKQFFPENAVEFFVSYYDYYQPEAYVPRSDTYIEKESSVNEAIDRMRHSATRSLLERDDVLIVASVSCLYGIGSVETYSAMIFDLKKGQTVDQREIIRKLVALQYKRNDAAFSRGNFRVRGDNLEIFPSHYEDSAWRIAFFGDEIEEIVEFDPLTGKKAASLDHVRVFANSHYVTPGPTMKQAMEAIRFELTERLKELHAEGRLLEAQRLEQRTNFDLEMIAATGSCAGIENYSRFLTGRLPGEPPPTLFEYLPENALLFVDESHQTIGQINGMSRGDHRRKITLAEYGFRLPSCIDNRPLRFSEWEVMRPQTVYVSATPGGWEMEQTGGVFTEQVIRPTGLIDPPVDIRPIESQVDDLVHEARETAKQGYRTLVTTLTKRMAEDLTEYLHEAGLKVRYMHSDVETLERIELIRDLRLGVYDVLVGINLLREGLDIPECGLVAILDADKEGFLRSETSLIQTIGRAARNVDGRVILYADSITGSMERAMAETSRRREKQQAYNEEHGITPETIRRSITDIVGHLASKDQVTVDTGIEDRPHMVGHNLRAYIEELEGKMRAAAADLEFEEAGRLRDEIRKLEQEELGLPVEQHHAPAKSHSISGKPGTRTTKYGKMRAARGK
- a CDS encoding Excinuclease ABC, C subunit domain protein (PFAM: Excinuclease ABC, C subunit domain protein); this encodes MGGWTYILASKPFGVLYVGVTADLAARLTVHREGRGSDFVKRFNCNRLVLVEPHATIEEAIAREKALKNWRRDWKLRLIAEANPGWDDLFDRFNQ
- a CDS encoding protein of unknown function DUF833 (PFAM: protein of unknown function DUF833) gives rise to the protein MCVVALAWNAHPRWRLVLAGNRDEYHGRPAAPLARWEDRPALIAGRDLQSGGTWLGVSEAGRCVVVTNLRGFGLPEPGRPSRGALVTGLLDGDDPESVAIDAYNPVNLIALDRERAHFLSNRPEPQRTALAPGLYGLSNGRLDEPWPKTMRLKSALLDWLTGPADTPERLFDPLREERLPAIGLDPATPSDVPREPNHSPIFILDPVYGTRCSSVVAIDREGQGLFLERRFAADGTTTGETRLTFTWP
- a CDS encoding Protein of unknown function DUF1810 (PFAM: Protein of unknown function DUF1810), with protein sequence MSAQEASYESALAEIRRGRKRSHWMWFVFPQLVGLGRSETARHYAIASLDEARAYLAHPLLGTRLRACVEALQDLDHGSAEAVFGDIDALKLRSSLTLFEQASGERLFAAAIERWFDGRRDEATLRLLGRSAA
- a CDS encoding fumarase (TIGRFAM: hydro-lyase, Fe-S type, tartrate/fumarate subfamily, alpha subunit; hydro-lyase, Fe-S type, tartrate/fumarate subfamily, beta subunit~PFAM: Fe-S type hydro-lyase tartrate/fumarate alpha region; Fe-S type hydro-lyase tartrate/fumarate beta region) produces the protein MTVIIKEADLIESIADALQYISYYHPMDYIKALGAAYEAEQGPAAKDAIAQILTNSRMCAEGHRPICQDTGIVTVFIKWGQQCMLDSEKSLQEVVDEGVRRAYLHPENRLRASILRDPAFSRVNTKDNTPSVMNVEMVPGHHVEVAVAAKGGGSENKSKFAMLNPSESIVDWVLEMIPKMGAGWCPPGMLGIGIGGTAEKAMTMAKESLMGDIDMAQLKARGAQNDIEKLRIEIFDKVNALGIGAQGLGGLSTILDVKIMDYPTHAASKPVAMIPNCAATRHAHFHLDGSGPAYLDPPSLDEWPKVEWAPSKESIRVDLDTLTPEVVASWKPGDRLLLNGKMLTGRDAAHKRIQDMLAKGEELPVDFKGRVIYYVGPVDPVRDEVVGPAGPTTATRMDKFTEMMLDQTGLIAMVGKAERGPTAIEAIRKHKAAYLMAVGGAAYLVARAIKGAKVVGFADLGMEAIYEFDVKDMPVTVAVDATGESVHHTAPLVWREKIAREKLLENA
- a CDS encoding General substrate transporter (PFAM: General substrate transporter; major facilitator superfamily MFS_1): MSAAARPRNPIRSVIGGSLGNLVEWYDWYIYSAFSLYFAKSFFPEADPTAQLLSTSIVFAIGFLMRPLGGWLLGILADRYGRKTALTWSITLMCAGSLIITCAPTYASIGIWAPLLLTFARMAQGLSLGGEFGTAATYLTEIAPPDRRGFWSSFQYVTLIAGQLLALGLLVVLQFLFLDEAQLEAWGWRLAFATGAVLAISVFWLRRGIDETPDFIEETAGERRKGGLVALLRERPKQVALVFGLSIGSNVSFYAFTTYMQKYLVASAGFAKDLTSLICSGALIFYIVIQPMLGALSDRIGRKPLLYWCWIGGIVATVPLFTALGAATSGLEAFLLLCVAYLIISGSSATSAVVKAELFPPHVRALGVGLPYAVSQAIFGGTAESVALGFKAAGVESAFFWYVTGCMAVALVTTFFVPETRWPGGRRPTRGA